In a genomic window of Saccharomyces kudriavzevii IFO 1802 strain IFO1802 genome assembly, chromosome: 2:
- the TFC1 gene encoding transcription factor TFIIIC subunit TFC1 (similar to Saccharomyces cerevisiae TFC1 (YBR123C); ancestral locus Anc_3.384) has protein sequence MSTDSTEEPLATLSAISDSTADQTPPVIADEYTLDLPRIPSLELPLNVSTKHSSIRKAMKMCGGIEKVKEAFKEHGPIESQNGLELYLNDGYDRDGSKNYFNEHPIIGKRVPFRDESVILKVTMPKGTLAKNNNSVKCSISSLKDSNELRVTPVTIVDNTIKFREMSDFQIKLDNVPSAKEFESSFGSLKWDNFKSFVNSVPDNDSQPQENIANLILDRSVIIPGTDFQLPPPPKLSMVGFPLLYKYKANPFAKKKKNGVTEVKGTYIKNYQLFVHDLSDKTVIPFQAHEQLLEDFEAAKKTKVYPGTKRDSKFYQSLEECLQILKELFAKRPIWVKRHLDGIVPKKVHHTIKIALALISYRFTMGPWRNTYIKFGLDPRSSVKYAQYQTEYFKIERKLLSSPLVKKNVPKPPPLVFESNTPGDIDDRFKFDGKRVPWYLMLQIDLLVGEPNIAEVFNNVQYLDKANELTGWFKELDLVKMRRIVKYELGCMVQGNYEYNKYKLKYYKTMLFVKESMVPESKNAEGGNTGVNTNTDADGDINMDVSTEGPLKAATEGADITTGDDDDDNEAITEGPDDAALENEEMDTDLNLNVPASIDEEGDDVDADEEEQDSFDIKTASFQDIIDRIARLDPKTAETMKRELKGFANEVNL, from the coding sequence ATGTCAACGGATAGTACAGAAGAACCTCTTGCTACTCTTTCTGCAATTTCGGATTCTACCGCTGACCAAACACCACCGGTAATAGCAGATGAATATACATTAGATCTGCCCAGAATTCCAAGTTTAGAGTTACCACTTAATGTCTCCACAAAACACTCCAGCATACGAAAAGCCATGAAAATGTGTGGGGgtattgaaaaagttaaGGAAGCCTTCAAGGAACATGGCCCCATCGAATCACAAAACGGGTTAGAATTGTATTTAAACGATGGTTACGATAGAGACGGATCTAAAAATTATTTCAACGAGCACCCTATAATTGGTAAGAGGGTTCCCTTTAGAGACGAGTCTGTCATCTTAAAAGTCACAATGCCTAAGGGAACTCTggcaaaaaataataatagtgtCAAGTGTTCTATCAGTTCTCTGAAGGACTCAAACGAATTAAGGGTTACTCCTGTAACCATAGTAGATAATACCATAAAATTCAGAGAAATGTCggattttcaaatcaaactGGATAACGTCCCTTCCGCAAAGGAGTTTGAAAGTAGTTTCGGTTCCTTAAAATGGGATAATTTTAAAAGTTTTGTCAATTCTGTGCCAGATAACGACTCCCAACCTCAGGAAAACATAGCCAATTTGATTTTAGATCGTAGCGTTATAATTCCAGGTACAGATTTTCAATTGCCGCCACCGCCCAAATTATCAATGGTTGGTTTCCCTCTACTTTATAAATATAAGGCTAATCcatttgcaaagaaaaagaaaaacggTGTCACGGAGGTCAAAGGGACATACATCAAAAACTATCAATTGTTTGTCCACGATCTAAGTGATAAAACAGTTATTCCTTTCCAAGCTCATGAGCAGTTACTCGAAGATTTTGAGGCGgccaagaaaacaaaagtcTACCCAGGTACTAAAAGGGACTCCAAATTTTACCAATCATTAGAGGAATGTCTGCAAATTCTAAAAGAATTATTTGCTAAGCGTCCCATCTGGGTTAAAAGGCATCTTGATGGGATTGTGCCGAAAAAGGTACATCATACCATAAAGATAGCACTAGCACTCATATCTTATCGTTTCACTATGGGACCTTGGAGGAACACCTATATAAAGTTTGGATTAGACCCTAGAAGCTCTGTAAAATATGCTCAGTACCAAACCGAATATTTTAAGATTGAAAGAAAGTTATTATCTTCTCCTctagtgaaaaaaaatgtaccCAAACCACCACCATTAGTATTTGAATCCAACACTCCAGGCGATATTGATGATAGGTTCAAATTTGATGGGAAAAGAGTACCATGGTACTTGATGTTGCAAATTGACTTATTAGTCGGCGAGCCAAACATTGCAGAAGTTTTTAACAATGTTCAATATTTAGATAAGGCAAATGAATTGACAGGATGGTTCAAAGAATTGGACTTAGTCAAGATGAGGAGAATAGTGAAATACGAACTTGGCTGTATGGTTCAAGGAAACTATGAGTACAATAAATACAAATTGAAATATTATAAGACAATGCTATTTGTTAAAGAATCCATGGTGCCGGAAAGCAAGAATGCAGAAGGGGGAAACACAGGCGTTAACACCAATACGGATGCAGATGGGGATATAAATATGGATGTCAGTACTGAAGGGCCACTCAAGGCCGCAACTGAGGGGGCTGATATTACTACTggtgatgacgatgacgataaTGAAGCAATAACTGAGGGACCAGATGACGCTGCGTTagagaatgaagaaatggacACAGATCTGAACTTAAACGTGCCTGCAAGTATAGACGAAGAAGGGGATGACGTTGATGCagacgaagaagaacaagataGTTTTGATATCAAAACAGCGAGCTTCCAAGATATCATCGATAGGATAGCCAGGCTCGATCCCAAAACCGCTGaaacaatgaaaagagAACTTAAGGGATTTGCCAATGAAGTTAATTTGTAA